A section of the Pseudomonas sp. FP453 genome encodes:
- a CDS encoding recombinase family protein has translation MRSGKSAKSEHSRREPGLAAAYVRMSTEHQQYSTENQLDTIKVYAAAHSLEIVKIYTDAGKSGLRLEGRDALIQLFSDVESDVLGFSTILVYDVSRWGRFQDPDLAASFEVRCRQAGVSVHYCAEQFSNDGSPVSNIVKSLKRMMAGEYSRELSVKVFAGQSRLIQLGFRQGGIAGYGLRRQLVDAAGNPKAELALGEHKSIQTDRVKLIPGPLEEVATVHWIYQRFVEAGYSEAEIAQQLNSRGLQNDLARPWTKGGVHQILTNEKYIGNNVWNRSSFKLKQEHVRNDPEQWIRANGVFPPLVDNILFAAAQEIIQSRSYRMSDAEMLERLKKLYEKAGYLSGMIINESDDCPSTTAYTSRFGSLLRTYSRIGYTPSRDYGYVAANHQLRLMHPLLLARTVEHIQQVGGRVAIDPTSDLLLVNEELLISLVLCRCRRADSGTNRWKIRFDLGLSPDITVAVRMEPGEEIARDYYILPTLDIQQPNIRLSESNASNLEIYRYDSLEALAQLSRRTVVGRAA, from the coding sequence AAAATTTATACCGACGCAGGAAAAAGCGGCCTTCGCCTCGAAGGGCGGGACGCGTTAATTCAACTGTTCAGCGATGTTGAAAGCGATGTTCTCGGTTTTTCGACCATTCTCGTCTACGACGTCAGCCGCTGGGGGCGCTTTCAAGATCCGGACTTGGCCGCCAGCTTCGAGGTCCGTTGCAGACAGGCAGGTGTGTCGGTTCACTACTGCGCGGAGCAATTTTCCAATGATGGCTCGCCCGTATCTAATATCGTCAAAAGTCTGAAGCGCATGATGGCGGGCGAGTACAGCCGGGAATTGTCTGTCAAAGTCTTTGCGGGCCAATCCCGCCTCATACAGTTAGGCTTTCGGCAAGGGGGAATAGCGGGCTACGGGCTTAGGCGTCAATTGGTGGACGCTGCTGGCAACCCTAAAGCAGAACTAGCGCTTGGCGAACACAAAAGCATCCAAACCGACCGTGTGAAACTTATTCCCGGACCACTGGAGGAAGTTGCAACTGTTCATTGGATCTATCAGCGTTTTGTTGAAGCGGGTTACTCAGAGGCCGAGATAGCCCAACAACTGAATAGTCGAGGACTTCAAAATGACCTAGCCAGGCCTTGGACCAAAGGGGGAGTTCATCAAATCCTGACCAACGAGAAATACATCGGCAACAATGTCTGGAACCGGTCCTCCTTCAAACTTAAACAAGAACATGTGAGGAATGATCCCGAACAATGGATACGCGCTAACGGTGTATTTCCCCCTTTAGTTGACAACATACTATTCGCCGCAGCCCAAGAAATCATCCAGTCGCGCAGCTACCGCATGTCCGACGCCGAAATGTTGGAGAGGCTTAAAAAGTTATACGAGAAAGCGGGTTATTTATCCGGCATGATCATCAACGAGTCTGACGACTGCCCTTCCACCACAGCCTATACATCCCGGTTTGGCAGTCTTCTGCGTACCTACTCGCGCATAGGCTATACCCCTTCGCGGGACTACGGCTATGTCGCCGCCAATCATCAGCTTCGGTTGATGCATCCTCTCCTGCTGGCTCGAACCGTAGAGCATATTCAGCAAGTCGGAGGAAGAGTTGCAATCGACCCAACCAGCGACCTGCTTCTAGTCAACGAAGAGCTTTTGATTTCTCTCGTCCTGTGTCGCTGCCGGCGCGCTGACTCGGGCACGAATCGCTGGAAAATACGCTTCGATCTTGGTCTTTCACCTGATATCACCGTTGCCGTTCGAATGGAGCCAGGGGAAGAAATCGCCCGCGATTACTACATCCTGCCTACCCTTGATATTCAACAACCCAATATTCGTCTGAGCGAGTCAAACGCCTCCAATCTGGAAATCTATCGTTACGACAGCCTCGAAGCACTCGCGCAACTTTCTCGTCGAACGGTCGTGGGGAGAGCCGCATGA
- a CDS encoding plasmid partitioning protein RepB C-terminal domain-containing protein → MNMPHHPRSPLHVGEATTILMVSLDRIRVLNPRARNKQVFAKLVENISNLGLKRPITVTPSSDQDNSDVFELVCGQGRYEAFCALGEREIPCVVVSASEADRFLISLVENLARRKHTNKDLLYSIQILSDRGYTTKQISMKTSLDPTYINAILLLLRQGEERLISAVEKGWLPITLATMVARSSDTEVQVAMVEAYETGLLKGEQLIKVRRLIDRRRFSGKNYGQKRSAAEQSTTPQKLLSTYQSEVRRQQVMLKKADINEQRVLIIVTAMRRLLADDYFCTLLRSENIADMPKSLADRIQGEV, encoded by the coding sequence ATGAATATGCCGCACCATCCTCGTAGCCCACTACATGTTGGGGAAGCAACGACTATCCTAATGGTCAGCCTGGATCGTATCCGCGTCCTCAATCCTCGCGCGCGTAATAAACAAGTGTTTGCCAAACTTGTCGAAAACATTTCGAACCTAGGCCTGAAACGACCGATTACGGTTACCCCAAGCAGCGACCAAGACAACTCTGATGTTTTCGAACTAGTGTGCGGGCAAGGTCGATACGAAGCCTTTTGCGCCTTGGGCGAGCGCGAAATTCCCTGTGTCGTCGTCAGTGCCAGTGAAGCTGACCGGTTTCTAATCAGCCTGGTCGAAAACTTGGCCCGCCGTAAGCACACGAACAAGGACCTGCTCTACTCTATTCAAATTCTGTCTGATCGCGGATACACCACCAAACAGATCAGCATGAAGACCAGTCTGGATCCCACTTACATCAACGCAATCCTTCTACTTTTACGTCAAGGAGAAGAGCGGCTCATTTCAGCAGTCGAAAAAGGCTGGTTACCCATCACACTTGCGACAATGGTGGCTAGGTCGAGTGATACGGAAGTACAGGTCGCGATGGTGGAAGCTTATGAAACGGGCCTCTTGAAGGGAGAACAGCTGATTAAGGTGAGACGCCTGATAGATAGGCGTCGATTTTCAGGAAAAAACTACGGTCAAAAGCGATCAGCCGCCGAGCAATCGACGACGCCTCAAAAACTTTTGAGTACTTATCAGAGCGAAGTCAGACGCCAACAAGTCATGCTCAAAAAGGCCGATATCAATGAGCAGCGAGTATTGATCATCGTTACTGCTATGCGCCGACTGCTGGCCGACGACTATTTCTGCACCTTACTACGCAGCGAAAATATCGCAGACATGCCTAAGTCGCTGGCTGACCGTATTCAAGGAGAGGTGTGA
- a CDS encoding plasmid partitioning protein RepB C-terminal domain-containing protein — protein MGQVKQGFERQIIPIPVDRILPTRSLDKDIEQTKKYLTILTSIRELGVIEPLAVHRQQTNVEGTAAFVLLDGHLRLQALKALGATEALCLLSIDDEGFTYNRQINRLTPVQEHKMILTAVRKGISPAMIAKVLGINVERIHDRQRMLDGIAPEVVEMLKVKMVSQGVFRTLRKMKPMRQIETVELMVSANCFTQTYAEMVLAASRPDMLIEKKSKLSAEVSVEELARMEREMEKLFHDYKVVEDTLGETMLFLVVAKGYLARLLRNEPISGYLKRCHSELLDELTAIMEAVSSDARKPERE, from the coding sequence ATGGGCCAAGTGAAACAAGGCTTTGAACGGCAGATCATCCCAATCCCCGTTGACCGAATCCTTCCGACCCGATCTTTGGACAAAGATATAGAACAGACAAAAAAATACTTAACTATCCTAACTTCGATTAGGGAGTTAGGCGTTATTGAGCCGCTGGCAGTGCATCGACAGCAGACCAATGTGGAGGGGACCGCAGCTTTCGTGTTGCTAGACGGCCATCTACGCCTGCAAGCACTTAAAGCGCTGGGCGCCACTGAGGCACTGTGCTTACTCTCAATCGATGACGAAGGTTTCACATACAACCGGCAGATCAACCGCCTAACGCCTGTGCAAGAGCACAAGATGATTCTCACCGCTGTGCGTAAAGGCATTTCCCCCGCCATGATAGCAAAGGTTCTGGGTATCAATGTCGAGAGAATCCATGATCGACAGCGCATGCTCGATGGCATCGCGCCCGAAGTAGTAGAAATGCTTAAAGTCAAAATGGTCAGCCAAGGAGTATTTCGCACACTGAGAAAAATGAAACCCATGCGCCAAATCGAAACCGTGGAGCTCATGGTATCCGCCAATTGCTTTACCCAAACTTACGCCGAAATGGTACTTGCAGCTTCACGGCCGGATATGTTGATCGAAAAAAAATCCAAGCTGTCCGCAGAGGTCAGCGTCGAGGAGCTGGCGAGGATGGAACGCGAGATGGAAAAGCTCTTTCACGATTACAAGGTCGTGGAGGACACGCTGGGGGAGACCATGCTGTTTTTAGTCGTTGCCAAGGGTTATCTCGCTCGTCTGCTGCGCAATGAACCCATATCGGGCTACTTAAAGCGTTGCCACAGCGAACTTCTAGATGAACTAACCGCAATCATGGAGGCAGTTAGCTCCGACGCAAGGAAGCCTGAGCGAGAGTGA
- a CDS encoding DUF6124 family protein has translation MKKITPNPPTSLFEVAQNIDPEILLIQASETLASLNAITTDLAFELEGENRQKLLGSQQLIVLGELLIERVLVVLHPTTDTSPSPR, from the coding sequence ATGAAAAAAATCACCCCCAATCCCCCGACAAGTCTTTTCGAGGTCGCTCAAAACATTGACCCCGAAATCCTACTGATTCAAGCCAGCGAAACTCTGGCCTCGCTTAACGCTATCACCACCGATCTGGCCTTCGAACTCGAAGGCGAAAACCGTCAGAAGCTTTTGGGTAGCCAACAACTAATCGTGCTGGGTGAGTTGCTGATCGAGCGGGTGTTGGTCGTACTGCACCCTACAACCGATACGTCACCGTCTCCGCGGTAG
- a CDS encoding TonB-dependent siderophore receptor yields the protein MYLQQTEDVCLRTHRPRKSTLATTILSAGLALQCIALAPLANAAEQAQASAEQKAFRIAAGPLGTALTRFSGDAGVVVSFDANLTAGRNTAGLNGVYSVEQGFALLLQGSGLLAQKVDERTYLVSAAQQGDAISLGPVSIRGQELAQTTEGSGSYTTGSTNSATKMNLSLKETPQSVSVITRQTMDDFNLASIDDVMRHTPGVTVATFDSERTNYYARGFAIQSFQYDGIPTTRNDGYSAGQTLSDMAIYDRVEVLKGAPGLMTGAGGPGGTINLIRKKPTAQFQGHVDLGAGSWDNYRSELDLSGPLTDSGNVRGRAVMVYQDKHSFMDHYERKTNVYYGTLEFDLSPDTLLTVGADYQNNDPKGSSWTGSRSLFDTAGNEISFPRSYNNGPKWSGWQQYSRSVFATLEHNLDNGWVAKANYTNQLNGYNAPLGYASPNSTTTASVYAAKYTGRTISNNLDMYLSGPFSLAGREHQLVVGTSTSRSHWKDKDYYNGSHGNYDLYGWDGDDNEPDWGSPSMTKDDVTRQNAVYFSTRLSLTDDLSLLLGSRLTDYRLTGTNDSTETGKVIPYVGVVYDINDNVSAYASYTEIFMPQMLRPDRNNKMVEPDEGKNYEVGLKGEFFGGRLNTSLAYFEVHEENRAEEDTEYNNNPTNLPLDWAYVGIKAKTKGYEAEISGELAPGWQLQAGYTHKISRDDSGKKISTWEPEDQLNFYTSYKLTGSLDKLTLGGGARWQGKGWQDAYNYGKGVNQVFSQDPYWLVDLMARYQISKSLSASVNVNNVLDKKYFTNIGFYRSSYYGDPRNVMVSARWSF from the coding sequence ATGTACCTCCAGCAAACAGAGGACGTTTGTCTTCGCACCCATCGGCCACGCAAATCCACACTGGCCACGACGATTCTGTCGGCCGGCCTGGCCTTGCAGTGCATCGCCCTGGCGCCCCTGGCGAATGCTGCCGAGCAGGCTCAAGCCAGCGCCGAGCAGAAGGCTTTTCGCATCGCGGCCGGTCCTTTGGGCACAGCGCTGACGCGGTTTTCGGGGGATGCTGGCGTCGTGGTGTCGTTTGACGCGAACCTTACCGCCGGGCGCAATACGGCGGGGTTGAATGGGGTATACAGCGTCGAGCAGGGTTTCGCGCTGTTGCTGCAGGGCAGTGGTCTGCTGGCGCAGAAAGTCGATGAGCGCACCTACCTGGTGTCTGCGGCGCAACAGGGCGACGCCATCAGCCTCGGCCCGGTCAGCATTCGCGGCCAGGAGCTGGCGCAAACCACCGAGGGCAGCGGTTCCTATACGACCGGCTCGACGAATTCCGCGACCAAGATGAACCTGAGCCTGAAAGAGACGCCGCAGTCGGTGTCGGTGATTACCCGCCAGACCATGGATGACTTCAACCTGGCGTCCATCGACGACGTCATGCGCCACACGCCCGGCGTCACGGTCGCGACCTTCGACAGCGAGCGCACCAACTACTACGCCCGCGGTTTTGCCATCCAGAGCTTTCAATACGATGGCATTCCCACCACCCGCAACGACGGTTACTCCGCCGGGCAAACCCTGAGCGACATGGCGATTTACGACCGCGTCGAAGTCCTCAAGGGCGCCCCGGGCCTGATGACCGGCGCCGGAGGCCCAGGCGGCACGATCAACCTGATCCGCAAGAAACCCACTGCGCAATTCCAGGGGCATGTCGATCTGGGCGCGGGCTCGTGGGACAACTACCGCTCGGAACTCGACCTCAGCGGCCCGCTGACCGACAGCGGCAACGTGCGCGGACGGGCGGTGATGGTGTATCAGGACAAGCATTCGTTCATGGACCATTACGAACGTAAGACCAACGTTTACTACGGCACGCTGGAATTCGACCTGTCACCGGACACCTTGCTGACGGTCGGCGCCGACTACCAGAACAACGACCCCAAAGGCTCCAGCTGGACCGGCAGCCGCTCGTTGTTTGACACGGCGGGCAATGAAATCAGCTTCCCGCGCTCCTATAACAACGGCCCTAAATGGAGCGGCTGGCAACAATACAGTCGCTCCGTGTTCGCCACGCTGGAACACAACCTCGACAACGGCTGGGTCGCCAAGGCCAACTACACCAATCAGCTCAACGGCTACAACGCACCACTGGGTTACGCATCGCCCAACAGCACCACCACCGCATCGGTGTACGCCGCCAAATACACCGGCCGGACCATCAGCAACAACCTCGACATGTATCTCTCCGGACCCTTCAGCCTGGCGGGCCGCGAGCATCAGTTGGTGGTTGGCACCTCGACTTCTCGCTCGCACTGGAAAGACAAGGACTACTACAACGGTAGCCACGGCAACTACGACCTGTACGGCTGGGACGGCGACGATAACGAGCCGGACTGGGGTTCGCCGAGCATGACCAAGGATGACGTCACCCGGCAAAACGCCGTGTATTTCTCCACCCGCCTGAGCCTCACCGACGACCTGTCCCTGCTGCTCGGCTCGCGCCTGACCGACTACCGCCTCACCGGCACCAACGACTCAACGGAGACCGGCAAAGTCATCCCTTATGTTGGGGTGGTCTACGACATCAACGACAACGTTTCGGCCTACGCCAGCTACACCGAAATCTTCATGCCGCAAATGCTACGCCCCGACCGCAACAACAAAATGGTCGAGCCCGACGAAGGCAAAAACTACGAAGTGGGCCTCAAGGGCGAATTCTTCGGCGGCCGCCTGAACACCAGCCTTGCCTACTTTGAAGTGCACGAAGAAAACCGTGCCGAAGAAGACACCGAATACAACAACAACCCCACCAACCTGCCACTGGATTGGGCCTACGTCGGTATCAAGGCCAAGACCAAGGGCTACGAAGCCGAAATCTCCGGCGAGCTCGCCCCCGGCTGGCAACTGCAAGCGGGCTACACCCATAAGATCAGCCGTGACGACAGCGGCAAAAAGATCTCCACCTGGGAGCCTGAAGACCAACTCAACTTCTACACCAGCTACAAACTCACCGGCAGCCTCGACAAACTCACCCTCGGCGGCGGCGCCCGCTGGCAAGGTAAGGGCTGGCAGGATGCCTACAACTACGGGAAGGGGGTTAATCAAGTGTTCTCTCAGGATCCTTACTGGCTGGTTGACCTGATGGCGAGGTATCAGATCAGTAAAAGTCTTTCGGCGTCGGTGAATGTGAATAATGTGTTGGATAAGAAGTACTTCACCAATATTGGGTTTTATCGGTCGTCGTATTATGGGGATCCGCGGAATGTGATGGTGTCGGCGCGGTGGAGTTTTTGA
- a CDS encoding FecR domain-containing protein, producing the protein MTLDDKRQALRAAAQWLARRAGAPDDVALEQAFRQWHLDSPTHRWAWQRVENLQTQLGQLPGAVAYQTLDHGPSAGPTLNRRTLLKGLIMVGGVGGLGWSGYRQAPLWLADLRTNVGERRSVQLADGTRLVLNTATAVDIEFTGQLRLITLRIGEIQVQTGQDPRPFVVRSAQGDMQALGTRFDVRQNDGSTTLSVSEHAVQIRLGDGRTQLVNSGQAITFHHGDFGPLRAASPGSEEWVQGRLLVDAWPLRQVLAELSRYRVGYLGCADDVSHLLLSGAFPLDDLDAALAAVSRALPVAVVRRTRYWTRVVKKA; encoded by the coding sequence GTGACCCTCGACGACAAACGCCAGGCCCTGCGCGCCGCTGCACAATGGTTGGCCCGGCGAGCAGGGGCGCCGGACGACGTGGCGCTGGAGCAGGCGTTTCGCCAATGGCACCTGGACAGCCCGACCCATCGCTGGGCCTGGCAGCGTGTGGAAAACCTGCAAACCCAACTGGGCCAACTGCCCGGCGCCGTGGCGTATCAAACGCTCGATCACGGGCCAAGCGCCGGCCCGACGCTTAACCGCCGTACGCTGCTCAAAGGCCTGATAATGGTTGGCGGGGTTGGTGGCCTTGGCTGGTCCGGCTACCGGCAGGCCCCGTTGTGGTTGGCCGACCTGCGCACGAACGTGGGCGAGCGGCGCAGCGTGCAATTGGCCGACGGTACTCGCCTGGTCCTCAACACCGCGACGGCCGTGGATATCGAATTCACCGGCCAATTGCGCCTGATCACCCTGCGCATCGGCGAGATCCAGGTGCAAACCGGCCAAGATCCGCGACCCTTTGTGGTGCGCAGCGCCCAAGGCGATATGCAAGCACTGGGCACACGGTTCGATGTACGGCAGAACGACGGCAGCACCACCTTGAGCGTGTCGGAGCATGCGGTGCAGATCCGCCTGGGCGATGGCCGCACACAGTTGGTCAACAGTGGGCAGGCCATCACCTTCCATCATGGCGATTTTGGCCCGTTGCGCGCGGCGTCGCCGGGAAGCGAGGAGTGGGTGCAGGGCCGCCTGCTGGTCGACGCCTGGCCGTTGCGGCAGGTGTTGGCTGAACTGAGTCGGTATCGCGTCGGCTATCTGGGCTGTGCCGATGACGTGAGCCACCTGCTGCTGTCCGGTGCGTTCCCCCTGGACGATCTGGATGCCGCGCTGGCTGCCGTCTCGCGCGCGCTGCCGGTGGCCGTGGTACGCCGCACCCGCTACTGGACGCGAGTGGTCAAAAAAGCCTGA
- a CDS encoding sigma-70 family RNA polymerase sigma factor: protein MSATLPPHEAPQSIARLYSDHHGWLVRWLRARLGCSHQAADMAQDTFVRLLLSERKGPPATRLQQPRPYLATVARRVMIDSFRRHGLEQAYLQALAQQPESYALSPEDKLLMLEALHAVDAMLDGLGRKVKQAFLLSQLQGQGYKEIAATLGVSVSSVTQYVAKASEHCLLFVLESEL, encoded by the coding sequence ATGTCGGCCACCCTCCCTCCCCACGAAGCGCCCCAGTCGATTGCCCGTCTGTACAGTGACCACCACGGTTGGCTGGTGCGTTGGCTGCGGGCACGGCTGGGGTGTTCTCATCAGGCGGCAGACATGGCCCAGGACACCTTCGTACGCCTGCTGCTCAGCGAGCGCAAAGGGCCACCTGCAACGCGCCTGCAACAACCGCGTCCCTATCTGGCTACCGTTGCGCGACGGGTGATGATCGACAGTTTTCGTCGCCATGGGTTGGAGCAGGCTTACCTGCAAGCGCTGGCCCAGCAACCTGAAAGCTACGCGTTGTCGCCGGAAGACAAGCTGTTGATGCTCGAAGCGCTGCACGCGGTGGATGCGATGCTCGATGGCCTGGGGCGCAAGGTGAAGCAGGCGTTCCTGCTCTCGCAACTGCAAGGTCAGGGTTACAAGGAGATCGCCGCGACCCTGGGGGTTTCGGTCAGCTCCGTGACGCAATACGTGGCCAAGGCTTCGGAGCATTGCCTGCTGTTTGTGCTGGAGTCGGAGTTGTGA